Proteins encoded in a region of the Bactrocera tryoni isolate S06 chromosome 4, CSIRO_BtryS06_freeze2, whole genome shotgun sequence genome:
- the LOC120776142 gene encoding glycine-rich RNA-binding protein 2-like produces MKVLVVLCALVAVASAGFIRSGGWGGYGGGGYGGGGYGGGGYGGYGGGGYSGGYSAPRVIKVITLGSSGGGYGGYGGGGYGGGGYGGGGYGGHGSGGWGGGWKSSGWW; encoded by the coding sequence ATGAAGGTCCTCGTGGTCCTGTGCGCCCTCGTGGCAGTCGCTTCCGCCGGTTTTATACGCAGCGGCGGCTGGGGTGGCTATGGTGGTGGTGGCTACGGCGGTGGTGGTTATGGTGGTGGCGGCTATGGCGGTTATGGTGGCGGCGGTTATTCTGGCGGTTATTCAGCACCGAGAGTGATCAAAGTGATTACACTGGGCAGCAGCGGTGGTGGTTATGGTGGATACGGTGGTGGTGGCTATGGCGGCGGTGGTTATGGCGGTGGTGGTTATGGTGGACACGGCAGTGGCGGCTGGGGTGGCGGTTGGAAGAGCAGCGGTTGGTGGTAG